The following proteins come from a genomic window of Corallococcus sp. NCRR:
- the tssC gene encoding type VI secretion system contractile sheath large subunit → MAETTYLKRLFTSVRLDPPQESAPMITTNFAPAGDEQQVTLESRFLSSVAALLQNVAPVEGPDNTARFDKGQVLDVISRIDRMIDAQMNEILHNETFQKLESTWRGLDDLVSHTNFKANIAIDILDVAKDELAEDFENNSSNIFAGALFDKVYIQEYDQYGGRPFGAIVGLYDFSSTPADLTWLQRMAKVSNAAHAPFISAVNHKFFGCETIEEMEAIKNLEGVLAHPRFGRWNAFRDTEEAAYVGLTFPRYVLRLPWHPDKNPCDVLNFTETARGDSDKYLWGNSAILLARNMVKAFEISGWCQSIRGPKGGGLITGLPVDTFSLRGQEEIKAPVEIAIPDYREYEFARSGFIPLVYRKGSSDATFFSTQSAKVAKTFKDPKDSENSQLVTNLAYTFSITRLAHYVKCIMRDNIGNTADAPYIQRQLDSWLSNYVTTVANPDDLTVRRFPFKASSVTVFPRPGEIGWYDCKLAVLPHIQFEGLNVELMLESRLG, encoded by the coding sequence ATGGCTGAGACCACCTACCTGAAGCGCCTGTTCACCAGCGTCCGGCTCGATCCGCCCCAGGAATCGGCGCCGATGATCACCACCAACTTCGCGCCCGCGGGCGACGAGCAGCAGGTCACCCTGGAGAGCCGCTTCCTCTCCAGCGTCGCCGCGCTGCTGCAGAACGTGGCCCCCGTGGAGGGCCCGGACAACACCGCCCGCTTCGACAAGGGCCAGGTGCTGGACGTCATCAGCCGCATCGATCGCATGATCGACGCGCAGATGAACGAGATCCTCCACAACGAGACCTTCCAGAAGCTGGAGTCCACGTGGCGCGGCCTGGATGATCTGGTCAGCCACACCAACTTCAAGGCGAACATCGCCATCGACATCCTGGACGTCGCCAAGGATGAGCTGGCGGAGGACTTCGAGAACAACTCCAGCAACATCTTCGCCGGGGCGCTGTTCGACAAGGTCTACATCCAGGAGTACGACCAGTACGGCGGCCGTCCCTTCGGCGCCATCGTCGGCCTGTACGACTTCTCCTCCACGCCCGCGGACCTCACCTGGCTGCAGCGCATGGCCAAGGTCTCCAACGCCGCGCACGCGCCGTTCATCTCCGCCGTGAACCACAAGTTCTTCGGCTGCGAGACCATCGAGGAGATGGAGGCCATCAAGAACCTGGAGGGCGTGCTCGCCCACCCGCGCTTCGGCCGCTGGAACGCGTTCCGCGACACGGAGGAGGCCGCGTACGTGGGCCTGACCTTCCCGCGCTACGTGCTGCGCCTGCCCTGGCACCCGGACAAGAACCCCTGCGACGTCCTCAACTTCACCGAGACGGCGCGCGGCGACTCCGACAAGTACCTGTGGGGCAACTCCGCCATCCTGCTCGCGCGCAACATGGTGAAGGCGTTCGAGATCTCCGGCTGGTGCCAGTCCATCCGCGGCCCCAAGGGCGGTGGACTCATCACGGGCCTGCCCGTGGACACCTTCTCCCTGCGCGGCCAGGAGGAGATCAAGGCCCCGGTGGAGATCGCCATCCCGGACTACCGCGAGTACGAGTTCGCGCGCTCGGGCTTCATCCCGCTCGTGTACCGCAAGGGTTCCAGCGACGCGACGTTCTTCAGCACCCAGTCCGCCAAGGTCGCCAAGACGTTCAAGGACCCCAAGGACTCGGAGAACTCGCAGCTCGTCACCAACCTGGCCTACACGTTCTCCATCACGCGGCTGGCGCACTACGTGAAGTGCATCATGCGCGACAACATCGGCAACACGGCGGACGCGCCCTACATCCAGCGGCAGCTGGACTCGTGGCTGTCCAACTACGTCACGACCGTGGCCAACCCGGACGACCTCACCGTGCGCCGCTTCCCGTTCAAGGCGAGCAGCGTGACGGTCTTCCCGCGCCCCGGTGAGATCGGCTGGTATGACTGCAAGCTGGCCGTGCTCCCGCACATCCAGTTCGAAGGCCTCAACGTGGAGCTGATGCTCGAGTCGCGGCTCGGTTAG
- a CDS encoding GPW/gp25 family protein produces the protein MARAPFLDKFATRRERTNSRDSLEHVMRNIEAVLNTKKGYGFFMHDFGLGGYTEKLGTRELVEALTAEIQQEVTQHEPRLVDPEVKLRGRDSALWLYFDCKGTFDGQPCHLSLMFHSTTGRVRVQAEDT, from the coding sequence ATGGCGCGCGCACCGTTCCTGGACAAGTTCGCGACCCGCAGGGAGCGCACCAACTCGCGCGACAGCCTGGAGCACGTGATGCGCAACATCGAAGCCGTGCTCAACACGAAGAAGGGCTACGGCTTCTTCATGCACGACTTCGGGCTGGGCGGGTACACGGAGAAGCTGGGCACGCGCGAGCTGGTGGAGGCGCTCACCGCTGAAATCCAGCAGGAGGTGACGCAGCACGAGCCCCGGCTGGTGGACCCGGAGGTGAAGCTGCGCGGGCGCGACAGCGCGCTGTGGCTGTACTTCGACTGCAAGGGCACCTTCGACGGGCAGCCCTGCCACCTGTCGCTGATGTTCCACTCCACCACCGGCCGGGTGCGCGTGCAGGCGGAGGACACCTGA
- a CDS encoding type VI secretion protein IcmF/TssM N-terminal domain-containing protein, protein MGALQSMLAALKAHWVLVLGIVVVLAAIGVGVTLWWRKRQQRGPVLGGEQKPLGSGQLLAIRKKFLAKLPWRFRASVRDFPTLVVLGPAGSGKSDLIEAEVDWERQQRQFMPSYTDDPLLKVFLGPEVVVQELAAPVLEDDSLHARRALRRLWKATFGRRHVGRAVIVLKVNWLLETSPDEVKRVTQLLRGKVNLLSEVCQAPVETRLVLTHMDTLDGYADFAQLLRKNGVPLELEVPPPGREGELGEALQPMEKYLALGLTSLSPDAFERLASFYSRGGEAFAALGRFVSTLLEGGSLAYPLKLRRVYLSSGGTDAQPTGALAVQADQPAELLVRDYRWTHLRRCAAILAVGCLPVLLAYAHFYRLLLRAQDKLDAFQVTVQRLEERNQSVSGSVVESQTNDAVRAMEDLWGATRYWPPLTHSFTDEWAELRSRLARSIRLSYLKPMLEKCQDQCRRCASQIPGCQPAPVFTGRGTRALPLVAPAAPVDDGCHMETLCRPEEVLYTLGVLYSSRNEDLGQFVLRSVHGTHKKQLGWTAEAFGLSLAGDDQAPNWLNAMGLAEPMVANYVIASDKPFDENVPWTRWPYSWLTLDGLLGPWREHFTQLQDTLAAKELDLARWRALADDRARLRATLAESAPYSSARRVMDLINASDAEPDASQLKGVGSLLDSLDWMRQNRQTLEAILRMEDETDAALRAAARMTPAELLTRADGLFAPSDGDARYQVEVLRRDFEFRPMDVSRQLLDKVLRSLKETGRTPFDSNSLNPRTGETTSEVATEGVGDDETEFASGTAPVVGKVLGKAAFEAQLSPLVDEFTERLAKSSLSREEAVERATFVQGKVQTFAKRYGQDLYATYRGYRFRTTPRGSLASDLSVLLQPSSPLEAMLRDVATRAGVGPLESEYYAPMRDAVAPFKPVVQLMTPDKSGVLVELAAYTTLVSQLQQELSGMKPAAAKPAAPATPAAPGAAGATASSAGSQLAEMLSPVGRVALGMLLEEEDSYLRRVDAWLDQHGLVGEFRQPFRQPFIIVRNRGRAELERVIAEQWTYQARRTLDPLVKRYPFNPSASQEVDPVELEVLRRKDGAFWGFVTQVLAPIVEERGTDWTLRYPLKSRLLLPPRMLGALGQLGRLSKMLWDDEGKPRPIPMQVRPLPLPTAPTPDSFVTLSYLKCGGAASFGFNQRPAWGEFPLSWWSPQPSSIGVELRSPQRDGKRYRSMEMSESSWNCFRLLESATLTDQSNVVWVLPGRGLAANEKVLEISFGLRGEPWAPFRGVVP, encoded by the coding sequence GTGGGCGCGCTCCAGTCCATGCTGGCGGCCTTGAAGGCCCACTGGGTGCTCGTGTTGGGCATCGTCGTGGTGCTCGCGGCCATTGGCGTGGGCGTGACGCTCTGGTGGCGCAAGCGGCAGCAGCGCGGCCCGGTGCTCGGCGGCGAGCAGAAGCCGCTCGGGTCCGGGCAGCTCCTGGCCATCCGCAAGAAGTTCCTGGCGAAGCTGCCGTGGCGTTTCCGCGCGTCCGTGCGGGACTTCCCCACGCTGGTGGTGCTGGGCCCGGCGGGCAGCGGCAAGTCGGACCTCATCGAAGCGGAGGTGGACTGGGAGCGGCAGCAGCGCCAGTTCATGCCCAGCTACACGGACGACCCGCTCCTCAAGGTGTTCCTGGGGCCGGAGGTCGTGGTGCAGGAGCTGGCCGCGCCCGTGCTGGAGGACGACTCGCTCCACGCGCGGCGCGCGCTGCGCCGGCTGTGGAAGGCCACCTTCGGGCGCCGGCACGTGGGCCGGGCCGTCATCGTCCTGAAGGTCAACTGGCTGCTGGAGACGTCTCCGGACGAGGTGAAGCGCGTCACCCAGCTGCTGCGCGGCAAGGTCAACCTCCTGTCGGAGGTGTGCCAGGCGCCCGTGGAGACGCGGCTGGTCCTCACGCACATGGACACGCTGGACGGCTACGCGGACTTCGCGCAGCTCTTGCGCAAGAACGGCGTGCCGCTGGAGCTGGAGGTGCCGCCGCCCGGCAGGGAAGGGGAGCTGGGCGAGGCGCTCCAGCCCATGGAGAAGTACCTGGCGCTGGGGCTCACCTCGCTGTCTCCGGACGCGTTCGAGCGGCTGGCGTCGTTCTATTCGCGCGGCGGTGAGGCCTTCGCGGCGCTGGGGCGCTTCGTGTCCACGCTGCTGGAGGGCGGCTCGCTGGCGTACCCGCTGAAACTCCGGCGCGTGTACCTGTCCTCGGGCGGCACGGACGCCCAGCCCACGGGCGCGCTGGCGGTGCAGGCGGATCAACCCGCGGAGCTGCTCGTCCGGGACTACCGCTGGACGCACCTGCGCCGGTGCGCGGCCATCCTCGCGGTGGGGTGCCTGCCGGTGCTGCTGGCGTACGCGCACTTCTACCGGCTGCTGTTGCGCGCGCAGGACAAGCTGGACGCGTTCCAGGTGACGGTGCAGCGGCTGGAGGAGCGCAACCAGAGCGTGTCCGGCTCCGTGGTGGAGTCCCAGACGAACGACGCGGTGCGGGCCATGGAGGACCTCTGGGGCGCCACGCGCTACTGGCCGCCCCTGACCCACAGCTTCACGGACGAGTGGGCGGAGCTGCGCTCGCGGCTCGCGCGCAGCATCCGGTTGTCCTACCTGAAGCCGATGCTGGAGAAGTGCCAGGACCAGTGCCGGCGCTGCGCGAGCCAGATTCCCGGCTGCCAGCCCGCGCCCGTGTTCACCGGCCGCGGCACCCGCGCCCTGCCGCTGGTCGCCCCGGCGGCCCCGGTGGATGACGGCTGCCACATGGAGACGCTGTGCCGGCCGGAGGAGGTGCTCTACACGCTGGGAGTGCTCTACTCCTCGCGCAACGAGGACCTGGGCCAGTTCGTGCTGCGCAGCGTGCACGGCACGCACAAGAAGCAGCTGGGATGGACGGCGGAGGCCTTCGGGTTGAGCCTGGCGGGAGATGACCAGGCGCCAAACTGGCTGAACGCGATGGGCCTGGCGGAGCCGATGGTCGCCAACTACGTCATCGCCAGCGACAAGCCCTTCGACGAGAACGTCCCCTGGACGCGCTGGCCGTACTCCTGGCTCACCCTGGACGGGCTGTTGGGCCCGTGGCGCGAGCACTTCACGCAGCTCCAGGACACGCTGGCCGCGAAGGAGCTGGACCTGGCCCGCTGGCGCGCGCTGGCGGACGACCGGGCGCGCCTGCGCGCCACGCTGGCGGAGAGCGCGCCGTACAGCTCCGCCCGCAGGGTGATGGACCTCATCAACGCGTCGGACGCGGAGCCGGACGCAAGCCAGCTCAAGGGCGTGGGCAGCCTGCTGGACTCGCTGGACTGGATGCGCCAGAACCGCCAGACGCTGGAGGCCATCCTGCGCATGGAGGACGAAACCGACGCCGCCCTGCGCGCCGCCGCCCGCATGACGCCCGCGGAGCTGCTCACCCGCGCGGACGGCCTCTTCGCCCCCAGCGACGGTGACGCGCGCTACCAGGTGGAGGTCCTCCGGCGCGACTTCGAGTTCCGTCCCATGGACGTGTCGCGGCAGCTGCTGGACAAGGTGCTGCGCTCGCTGAAGGAGACGGGCCGCACGCCGTTCGACAGCAACTCGCTCAACCCGCGCACGGGGGAGACGACGTCGGAGGTCGCCACCGAAGGGGTGGGGGACGACGAAACGGAGTTCGCCAGCGGGACGGCCCCGGTGGTGGGCAAGGTGCTGGGCAAGGCCGCCTTCGAGGCGCAGCTGAGCCCGCTGGTGGACGAGTTCACGGAGCGGCTCGCCAAGTCCAGCCTGTCGCGCGAGGAGGCCGTGGAGCGCGCCACCTTCGTGCAGGGCAAGGTGCAGACCTTCGCGAAGCGCTACGGTCAGGACCTCTACGCGACATACCGGGGCTACCGCTTCCGCACCACGCCGCGAGGCTCGCTGGCCAGCGACCTGTCCGTGCTGCTGCAGCCGTCCTCGCCGCTGGAGGCGATGCTGCGCGACGTGGCCACCCGCGCTGGCGTGGGCCCGCTGGAGAGCGAGTACTACGCGCCCATGCGCGACGCGGTAGCGCCCTTCAAGCCGGTGGTGCAGCTGATGACGCCGGACAAGAGCGGCGTGCTCGTGGAGCTGGCGGCCTACACCACGCTGGTGTCGCAGCTTCAGCAGGAGCTGTCCGGGATGAAGCCCGCGGCCGCGAAGCCCGCCGCGCCCGCCACTCCGGCGGCGCCCGGGGCCGCGGGCGCGACGGCGTCCTCGGCGGGCTCGCAGCTGGCGGAGATGCTGTCGCCGGTGGGGCGCGTGGCGCTGGGCATGCTGCTGGAGGAGGAGGACTCGTACCTGCGCCGGGTGGACGCGTGGCTGGATCAGCACGGCCTGGTGGGCGAGTTCCGGCAGCCCTTCCGCCAGCCCTTCATCATCGTGCGCAACCGGGGCCGCGCGGAGCTGGAGCGCGTCATCGCGGAGCAGTGGACCTACCAGGCCCGCCGCACGCTGGACCCGCTGGTGAAGCGCTATCCGTTCAACCCCAGCGCTTCGCAGGAAGTGGACCCGGTGGAGCTGGAGGTGCTGCGCCGCAAGGACGGGGCCTTCTGGGGCTTCGTCACGCAGGTGCTGGCGCCCATCGTGGAGGAGCGCGGGACGGACTGGACGCTGCGCTATCCGCTGAAGTCCCGGCTGCTCCTGCCGCCGCGCATGCTCGGCGCGCTGGGCCAGCTGGGCCGCCTGTCGAAGATGTTGTGGGACGACGAGGGCAAGCCCCGTCCCATCCCCATGCAGGTGCGCCCGCTGCCGCTGCCGACCGCGCCCACGCCGGACAGCTTCGTCACGCTGTCGTACCTGAAGTGCGGCGGGGCGGCGTCGTTCGGCTTCAACCAGCGGCCGGCGTGGGGTGAGTTCCCCTTGAGCTGGTGGAGCCCGCAGCCGTCGTCCATCGGCGTGGAGCTGCGCTCGCCTCAGCGGGATGGGAAGCGCTACCGCTCCATGGAGATGTCGGAGTCGTCGTGGAACTGCTTCCGCCTGCTGGAGTCCGCGACGCTGACGGATCAGTCCAACGTGGTGTGGGTGCTGCCGGGCCGCGGGCTGGCGGCGAACGAGAAGGTCCTGGAGATCAGCTTCGGGTTGCGCGGCGAGCCTTGGGCGCCATTCCGTGGGGTGGTGCCATGA
- a CDS encoding DotU family type IV/VI secretion system protein: MKLEHWNALLATQRRVRQLLDRALPAEPAPGARRPQGRVGQEALGHLEQALMVELERLRAAFGADMRPDEVEDLIRPFVFFLDEWVLRRLSDAEQHLWPLLQQNLFQVDAGGDLFYEFVEEKLRRNDTPSIVFEMIRFCLAAGFTGRLVGQPERIRELKDRISQRIPQPAAMAPPAPVVPSAVPTVYDFPVHYYAVTAAIVLGLPVFLWWVSN; the protein is encoded by the coding sequence ATGAAACTGGAGCATTGGAACGCACTCCTGGCCACGCAGCGTCGCGTGCGCCAGCTCCTCGACCGGGCGCTGCCCGCCGAGCCGGCCCCAGGTGCGCGCAGGCCCCAGGGCAGGGTGGGCCAGGAGGCGCTGGGCCACCTGGAGCAGGCGCTGATGGTGGAGCTGGAGCGCCTGCGCGCCGCGTTCGGCGCGGACATGCGCCCGGACGAGGTAGAGGATCTGATCCGCCCCTTCGTCTTCTTCCTGGATGAGTGGGTGCTCCGGCGGCTGTCGGACGCGGAGCAACATCTCTGGCCGCTCCTGCAGCAGAACCTGTTTCAGGTGGATGCGGGTGGAGACCTCTTCTACGAGTTCGTGGAAGAGAAGTTGCGTCGCAACGATACGCCCTCCATCGTCTTCGAGATGATCCGCTTCTGCCTGGCCGCGGGCTTCACGGGCCGCCTCGTGGGGCAGCCGGAGCGCATCCGCGAACTCAAGGACCGCATCTCGCAGCGCATCCCGCAGCCGGCCGCCATGGCGCCGCCCGCGCCGGTGGTGCCCTCGGCGGTGCCCACCGTCTATGACTTCCCGGTGCACTACTACGCCGTGACGGCGGCCATCGTGCTGGGGCTGCCCGTCTTCCTGTGGTGGGTCTCCAATTGA
- a CDS encoding type VI secretion system baseplate subunit TssF, translating into MKDFSEKIYLDFLSELDGLERFRQRFQERHPAAPLDREDPDVRRLIEAMAFFSVQTRHATLHNLRSTWRRLFAGFFDFLLEPVPAAAMAQAVPTEKMVEPVLLTRGTELRLTPAEGVSGSFRLQRDLRVLPIFLKGTDVVPQVRSGHRLILRFESRFARKDAIDVLSLHVRHLDDYRSSLAVFHALRKHVKQVSVVYDEEADEHSVGSPCEVSFNRDPPAPDDSGLYAHPFQRLRAFFQFPEQQLFVHVKVPPPRGSSWMRFCLCLDLDKDWNVGRSLHPDFFQLFTVPVVNLKAEPAQVVVADGTRAEHPIISMSAGREFTLHSVTGVFEMTKAGLAPLRPAFLPGKGPSYEVDETFDEKLASRQSLIVRMPEAFTAPRKIVLEALWHQPQFSAQAAGRVEVSIPGRHIEGLKWQTVGSLQPHRDSVLRDDVEALTQFLAWKAKPTLGRDEVVALLGHLGTPAESPFRRVLPWLKELKFSVVPDSALKGSGIRHAYEAVMEPFDQSFEPVVICFLEQLRDLLDAWNNEATVDLKASVAGLGPLQLPT; encoded by the coding sequence GTGAAGGACTTCTCAGAGAAGATCTACCTGGACTTCCTGTCGGAGCTGGACGGGCTGGAGCGCTTCCGTCAGCGCTTCCAGGAGCGGCACCCGGCGGCCCCGTTGGATCGCGAGGACCCGGACGTGCGCCGCCTCATCGAGGCGATGGCGTTCTTCTCCGTGCAGACGCGGCACGCCACGCTGCACAACCTGCGCTCCACCTGGCGCCGGCTGTTCGCGGGCTTCTTCGACTTCCTGCTGGAGCCCGTGCCCGCCGCAGCCATGGCGCAGGCCGTGCCCACGGAGAAGATGGTGGAGCCGGTGCTCCTCACCCGGGGCACGGAGCTGCGCCTGACGCCCGCGGAGGGCGTGTCGGGCTCCTTCCGGCTCCAGCGCGACCTGCGCGTGCTGCCCATCTTCCTCAAGGGCACGGACGTGGTGCCGCAGGTGCGAAGCGGCCACCGGCTCATCCTCCGCTTCGAGTCCCGCTTCGCGCGCAAGGACGCCATCGACGTGCTCAGCCTGCACGTGCGGCACCTGGACGACTACCGCTCGTCGCTGGCGGTGTTCCACGCGCTGCGCAAGCACGTGAAGCAGGTGAGCGTCGTCTACGACGAAGAGGCGGACGAGCACTCCGTGGGCAGCCCCTGCGAGGTGTCCTTCAACCGGGACCCGCCCGCGCCGGATGACAGCGGCCTCTACGCGCACCCATTCCAGCGCCTGCGCGCGTTCTTCCAGTTCCCGGAGCAGCAGCTCTTCGTGCACGTGAAGGTGCCGCCGCCGCGCGGCAGCTCCTGGATGCGCTTCTGCCTCTGCCTGGATCTGGACAAGGACTGGAACGTCGGCCGCTCGCTGCACCCGGACTTCTTCCAGCTCTTCACCGTGCCGGTGGTGAACCTCAAGGCGGAGCCCGCGCAGGTGGTGGTGGCGGACGGCACGCGCGCGGAGCACCCCATCATCAGCATGAGCGCGGGGCGCGAGTTCACCCTGCACTCGGTGACGGGCGTCTTCGAGATGACCAAGGCGGGCCTGGCCCCGCTGCGGCCCGCGTTCCTGCCCGGCAAGGGCCCCAGCTACGAGGTGGACGAGACCTTCGACGAGAAGCTCGCGTCCCGGCAGAGCCTCATCGTGCGCATGCCGGAGGCCTTCACTGCGCCGCGGAAGATCGTATTGGAGGCGCTGTGGCACCAGCCGCAGTTCTCCGCGCAGGCGGCGGGCAGGGTGGAGGTGTCCATCCCGGGCCGACACATCGAAGGCCTGAAATGGCAGACAGTGGGCAGCCTCCAGCCCCACCGCGACAGCGTGCTACGGGATGATGTCGAGGCGTTGACCCAATTCCTCGCGTGGAAGGCCAAGCCCACGCTGGGCCGCGACGAGGTGGTCGCCCTGCTGGGTCACCTGGGGACCCCCGCGGAGAGCCCGTTCCGCCGCGTCCTTCCCTGGCTCAAGGAGTTGAAGTTCAGTGTCGTGCCCGACAGCGCGCTCAAGGGGTCGGGGATCCGCCACGCGTATGAAGCAGTGATGGAGCCCTTCGATCAGAGTTTCGAGCCTGTCGTCATCTGCTTTCTTGAGCAGCTGAGGGACCTGCTTGATGCTTGGAACAACGAGGCGACCGTTGATCTCAAGGCCTCGGTGGCGGGGCTGGGGCCGCTACAGCTTCCAACATAG
- the tssK gene encoding type VI secretion system baseplate subunit TssK — protein MQRYKLARVRWHVGQTLLPEHFVAQEDALDAEIRLHSTLSGLPSYGVANLAWNESLLQSGSLSISALTVVTKSGDLLDVPGNSVISPLSLEAVGKTEFIVYLHVLKETVSAEGIRLYADDPPVLQRVLHKLQLSTEPVLDGTIGSLGLAAVSQDEDGAWHTSPDWVPPLLLVGPNPFLEKLLSTLDDLLDQVRQQLLTNISDTYLRTDRLTNARRALFEVQRLIALRRDMFRQVYVHPYHLFDALRRLYFEACCYLEMLPDEQMPVYQHEGLNEALGGWIRLLTRSFQPEATRSTHKAFQAKEGQFQMTPLPPEIRSASEAYLLVQRTQPGERTPLDGVKLASPSRLPLVRRQALKGVPFKHVPYPSFPHALGPEIDWYLLSNGEEWQHALREDGLAFYVTPALRGAQTSLFWRRS, from the coding sequence ATGCAGCGGTACAAGCTCGCACGGGTCCGCTGGCACGTTGGCCAGACGCTTCTTCCGGAGCATTTCGTCGCGCAGGAGGACGCGCTGGACGCGGAGATCCGCCTCCACTCCACGCTGTCCGGCCTGCCTTCCTACGGCGTCGCGAACCTGGCCTGGAACGAGTCGCTCCTGCAGAGCGGCAGCCTGTCCATCTCCGCGCTCACCGTCGTCACCAAGTCCGGGGACCTGCTGGACGTCCCGGGCAACTCCGTCATCTCGCCCCTGTCGCTGGAAGCCGTGGGCAAGACGGAGTTCATCGTCTACCTGCACGTGCTCAAGGAGACCGTCAGCGCGGAGGGCATCCGCCTGTACGCGGATGATCCGCCGGTGCTCCAGCGCGTGCTGCACAAGCTGCAGTTGTCCACGGAGCCGGTGCTGGACGGGACCATCGGTTCGTTGGGGCTGGCCGCCGTGTCGCAGGACGAGGACGGCGCGTGGCACACGTCCCCGGACTGGGTGCCGCCGCTCCTGCTCGTGGGGCCCAACCCCTTCCTGGAGAAGCTGCTCTCCACGCTCGATGACCTGCTGGATCAGGTGCGCCAGCAGCTGCTCACCAACATCTCGGACACGTACCTGCGCACGGACCGGCTCACCAACGCGCGCCGGGCGCTCTTCGAGGTGCAGCGGCTCATCGCGCTGCGCCGGGACATGTTCCGTCAGGTGTACGTGCACCCGTACCACCTGTTCGACGCGCTTCGCCGGCTGTACTTCGAGGCGTGCTGCTACCTGGAGATGCTCCCGGACGAGCAGATGCCGGTGTACCAGCACGAGGGGCTCAACGAGGCCCTGGGCGGGTGGATCCGCCTGCTCACGCGCAGCTTCCAGCCAGAGGCCACGCGCTCCACGCACAAGGCCTTCCAGGCGAAGGAAGGGCAGTTCCAGATGACGCCGCTGCCGCCGGAGATCCGCTCCGCCAGCGAGGCGTACCTCCTGGTGCAGCGCACCCAGCCCGGGGAGCGCACGCCGCTGGACGGGGTGAAGCTGGCGAGCCCCTCGCGGCTGCCGCTGGTGCGCCGTCAGGCCCTGAAGGGCGTGCCCTTCAAGCACGTGCCGTATCCGTCGTTCCCGCACGCGCTGGGGCCGGAGATCGACTGGTACCTGCTGAGCAACGGCGAGGAGTGGCAGCACGCGCTGCGCGAGGACGGCCTGGCCTTCTACGTGACGCCCGCGCTCCGGGGCGCCCAGACCTCGCTGTTCTGGCGGAGGAGCTAG
- the tssB gene encoding type VI secretion system contractile sheath small subunit, with amino-acid sequence MAIQDQLPKSRITLTYRTTINGEQETVNLPLRLLVMGDFSLGSSEDRKTDLETRKLRSVDGRNLDELMKDMKMSTNFQVANRINPDVEEELNVTLPIDRMKSFHPDEIVKHVPKLKALLLLKTLLVEMQSNIDNRKDLRRELYELFSKPEALKELLNELKGYETMRLPAGESAAKADAPAAAAGKPAGGAAAATAAVAATVAAGAKPPAAS; translated from the coding sequence GTGGCCATTCAGGACCAGCTTCCCAAATCCCGCATCACCCTCACGTACCGCACCACCATCAACGGCGAGCAGGAGACGGTGAACCTGCCGTTGCGCCTCCTGGTGATGGGGGACTTCTCCCTGGGCTCCTCCGAGGACCGCAAGACGGATCTGGAGACGCGCAAGCTGCGCTCCGTGGACGGCCGCAACCTGGACGAGTTGATGAAGGACATGAAGATGTCCACCAACTTCCAGGTCGCCAACCGCATCAACCCGGACGTGGAGGAGGAGCTGAACGTCACGCTCCCCATCGACCGGATGAAGTCCTTCCACCCGGATGAGATCGTCAAGCACGTGCCGAAGCTCAAGGCGCTGCTGCTCCTGAAGACGCTCCTGGTGGAGATGCAGTCGAACATCGACAACCGCAAGGACCTGCGCCGCGAGCTCTACGAGCTGTTCTCCAAGCCGGAGGCGCTCAAGGAGCTGCTCAACGAGCTGAAGGGCTACGAGACCATGCGCCTGCCCGCCGGTGAGTCCGCGGCGAAGGCGGACGCGCCCGCCGCCGCCGCTGGCAAGCCCGCCGGGGGGGCCGCCGCCGCCACGGCCGCGGTCGCCGCCACCGTCGCCGCGGGTGCCAAGCCCCCGGCCGCTTCCTGA